The following are encoded together in the Thalassomonas haliotis genome:
- a CDS encoding cytochrome-c peroxidase, with protein MILPSQAQEAPPRGGPGADGQRGERGNDGQGRDGQGRGDGQGRGGRGNIDADANLVNAEANLQALIAERDISPIDVEDLGLPEITDERAQLGKQLFFAKNLGGENSSACVSCHHPTLGGGDNLSLSVGVDAVNELDISSHDLLGLGRFNDLDANNLPAVPRNAPTVFNLGLNNRRMFWDSRVERRRNQGIVTPDSPLNEDGNRLADPNVPAGATLAAAQARFPVTSAEEMRGDFAADSDNQALRALLNTRFDNSDSDYISNWPALFAQAYGDNEVTFDRIADALGEYERSMVFVNNPWQAYLNGDSDALTDQQKAGALVFFRSRRDGGAGCAGCHRNDTFSGGGHRLVAFPQFGPGKGNASTTDTPHDFGRENITGDVEDRMHFRPPTLLNIAVTGPYGHTGAFQTLEEVVSHYANPRESIDTLFAAQGDQAFVDGEAPFCQLPQIVDLMQKNNQTCESLYPDAYANSIAAVEHLEAARNDEVEASGPLRGSPNLSAEVVAQVVAFLNALTDPCVENRDCLAPWIVDETNQAEFPDDKPLIAHDRDSNSL; from the coding sequence ATGATACTTCCATCCCAGGCGCAGGAAGCCCCACCGCGTGGCGGACCCGGCGCGGATGGTCAAAGAGGAGAGCGTGGCAATGATGGACAAGGCCGTGACGGTCAGGGACGTGGCGATGGCCAGGGGCGCGGCGGCAGGGGCAATATCGATGCCGATGCCAACTTAGTCAATGCCGAAGCAAACCTGCAGGCACTGATCGCCGAAAGAGACATCTCCCCGATAGATGTTGAAGACCTGGGCTTACCTGAGATCACAGACGAAAGAGCCCAGTTAGGCAAACAGTTATTCTTTGCCAAAAACCTCGGCGGTGAAAACAGCTCCGCCTGTGTATCCTGCCACCATCCCACTTTAGGCGGCGGTGACAACCTGTCTTTATCCGTAGGTGTTGATGCCGTCAACGAACTTGACATCAGCAGCCACGACCTGCTCGGTCTGGGAAGATTTAACGATCTTGATGCCAACAACCTGCCTGCGGTACCCCGTAATGCGCCTACGGTGTTTAACTTAGGCTTAAACAACCGCCGCATGTTCTGGGACAGCCGGGTAGAGCGCCGCCGCAACCAGGGCATAGTAACCCCGGACTCCCCCCTGAATGAAGATGGTAACCGACTGGCAGATCCAAATGTCCCCGCAGGTGCAACCTTAGCCGCAGCGCAGGCAAGATTCCCGGTCACCTCAGCAGAAGAAATGCGCGGCGACTTTGCAGCAGACAGCGATAACCAGGCTTTAAGGGCCCTGCTCAACACCAGGTTTGACAACAGCGACAGCGACTATATCAGCAACTGGCCGGCATTATTTGCCCAGGCCTATGGCGACAATGAGGTCACCTTTGACCGCATCGCCGATGCGCTGGGGGAATATGAGCGTTCCATGGTGTTTGTAAATAATCCCTGGCAGGCCTACCTAAACGGCGACAGCGATGCCCTGACCGACCAGCAAAAAGCCGGTGCCCTGGTATTTTTCCGCTCAAGACGTGACGGCGGCGCCGGTTGTGCCGGTTGCCACCGCAATGATACCTTCTCAGGTGGCGGACACCGCCTGGTGGCTTTCCCGCAATTCGGACCGGGTAAAGGCAATGCCAGCACCACAGACACCCCCCATGACTTTGGCCGGGAAAATATTACCGGCGATGTTGAAGACAGAATGCATTTCAGACCGCCGACGCTGCTTAACATTGCCGTAACCGGTCCTTATGGCCATACCGGTGCTTTCCAGACCCTGGAAGAAGTGGTAAGCCATTACGCTAATCCGCGTGAGTCTATCGATACCCTGTTTGCCGCCCAGGGCGATCAAGCCTTTGTTGACGGCGAGGCCCCTTTCTGCCAGCTGCCGCAAATTGTCGACCTGATGCAGAAAAACAACCAAACCTGTGAAAGCCTTTACCCGGATGCCTATGCCAATTCAATCGCTGCGGTTGAACATTTAGAAGCGGCAAGAAATGATGAAGTTGAAGCCAGCGGCCCGCTGCGCGGCTCGCCCAACTTATCAGCTGAGGTGGTTGCCCAGGTCGTCGCCTTCTTAAATGCCCTGACCGACCCTTGTGTTGAAAACCGCGACTGTCTGGCCCCGTGGATAGTGGATGAAACAAACCAAGCCGAGTTTCCGGATGACAAGCCGTTAATCGCCCATGACAGGGACAGCAACTCGCTTTAA
- a CDS encoding aminoacyl-tRNA deacylase — MTISTRLDTYLSEHNIPYQTVPHYHSNSSIGSAVAAQIPLNQIAKAVVLVDHEGRKMMAVLPANNKVSLSALNDELRGSFQLVKENDIYQMFSDCDHGAVPPIGEAYNMPVVCDQQLDSLDQVYIEAGDHQTLLRLEHDAFEQMMSKGKHIRFSREVIH; from the coding sequence ATGACTATTTCTACTCGGCTTGATACCTATTTGTCTGAGCATAATATTCCCTATCAAACCGTTCCTCATTATCACAGTAACAGTTCAATTGGCAGTGCGGTTGCAGCGCAGATCCCACTGAACCAAATTGCAAAAGCTGTAGTATTAGTCGACCATGAGGGGCGCAAGATGATGGCGGTATTGCCGGCCAATAATAAGGTCAGTTTATCGGCATTAAATGATGAACTGCGCGGCAGTTTTCAACTGGTGAAAGAAAATGATATTTACCAGATGTTCAGTGACTGCGACCATGGTGCGGTACCGCCTATCGGTGAGGCTTATAATATGCCTGTGGTGTGTGACCAGCAGTTAGATAGCTTAGATCAGGTTTATATTGAAGCAGGTGATCATCAAACCCTGTTGCGGCTAGAACATGATGCTTTTGAGCAGATGATGAGCAAAGGCAAACATATCCGCTTTAGCAGGGAAGTGATCCACTAA
- a CDS encoding di-heme oxidoredictase family protein: MNSHGINFGSIICTGPGSCNGQNIEGLTNNLETLDPDGSLQDLTEILVVRPFSRKGSFTTSRAFDVSATQFHMGLQPVEEFGYFVDPDGDGVNNELFVGELSAMSLFLEGMEPPEITSPLSDQASAGKETFSAIGCADCHIPSLTTRNRFLPFSFPEVESDPLQNIYRVLNLQNHGFPLAGFGSGVRVDLFSDLKIHDMGPGLAEANGNSRFTTARLWGVSDSAPYMHDSRALTLRDAILFHDGERANAKANFAGLSAAEQSNLLMFLGSLNSPANPNMGL; this comes from the coding sequence TTGAACTCCCACGGTATTAACTTTGGCTCAATTATCTGCACCGGTCCGGGCAGCTGCAACGGACAAAATATTGAAGGCCTGACCAATAACCTCGAAACTCTGGATCCCGACGGAAGCTTACAGGATCTCACCGAGATTTTGGTTGTCCGCCCTTTTAGCCGTAAAGGTTCATTCACCACTTCCCGTGCTTTTGATGTCAGCGCGACCCAGTTCCATATGGGTTTGCAGCCGGTGGAAGAATTCGGCTATTTTGTCGACCCCGACGGCGACGGTGTCAATAACGAACTATTTGTCGGTGAACTCAGTGCCATGTCTTTATTTTTAGAAGGCATGGAACCGCCGGAAATCACCAGCCCGTTAAGTGACCAGGCAAGTGCCGGTAAAGAGACCTTCAGTGCGATCGGTTGCGCCGATTGTCATATTCCCAGCCTGACTACCCGCAACCGTTTTCTGCCCTTTAGTTTTCCTGAAGTCGAGTCAGATCCGCTGCAAAATATCTACCGGGTATTAAACCTGCAAAACCATGGTTTTCCCCTCGCAGGTTTTGGCTCGGGTGTCCGGGTGGATTTATTTTCAGACTTGAAAATTCATGACATGGGTCCGGGGCTGGCAGAAGCCAACGGCAACAGCCGCTTTACAACCGCCAGGCTCTGGGGGGTTTCCGACAGCGCGCCTTATATGCACGATAGCCGGGCATTAACGCTGCGCGATGCCATCTTATTTCACGACGGCGAAAGAGCAAATGCCAAAGCAAACTTTGCCGGGTTAAGCGCCGCCGAACAGAGCAATTTATTGATGTTTCTAGGCTCGTTAAACAGCCCGGCTAATCCGAATATGGGCTTATAA
- a CDS encoding sugar O-acetyltransferase, whose amino-acid sequence MKTRFDSLTPSLIQQRQQVHEICRQFGRSPSKGNLKRLKQLLKTCGEQVVIESGFYCDYGDRISLGHRVFININCTILDGGQVLLGDDCLIGPNVQLLAVGHDSDPALRLEKHNYAQDISIGNNVWLGGGVIIIGGVVVGDNAVIGAGSVVTKDVEGGYFYAGNPARKIRKL is encoded by the coding sequence ATGAAAACACGATTTGACAGTTTAACTCCCTCCTTGATTCAGCAACGTCAACAGGTGCACGAAATCTGCCGCCAGTTTGGCCGCAGCCCGAGTAAAGGTAATCTAAAACGCCTTAAACAGCTGCTTAAAACCTGCGGTGAGCAGGTGGTGATCGAGTCGGGATTTTATTGCGATTACGGCGACAGGATCAGCCTGGGGCACAGGGTGTTTATCAATATCAACTGTACCATTTTAGACGGCGGGCAAGTGCTGTTGGGGGATGATTGTTTAATCGGTCCCAATGTCCAGCTGCTGGCGGTCGGTCATGACAGCGATCCGGCGCTGAGGCTGGAAAAACACAATTACGCCCAGGATATTAGTATCGGCAACAATGTCTGGCTCGGCGGCGGGGTGATCATTATCGGCGGCGTGGTCGTCGGCGATAATGCTGTTATCGGTGCCGGTAGTGTGGTGACAAAAGATGTTGAAGGCGGTTATTTTTATGCCGGCAACCCGGCCAGAAAAATAAGAAAACTCTAA
- a CDS encoding DUF3750 domain-containing protein, whose translation MKKLFRIILAAIAVILFTGFLSSCSSNKAQTRGKFAPKAAEFPGAVIQVYSARTWGAKQAVSVHTWISTKRSGEQHYTSYEIIGWRLRRHHSALVVRDSLPDRDWWGHQPQLLLDYRGADTDQLIDKIAAAVAQYPYKNEYQAYPGPNSNTFTASIARAVPELGLDLPSTAIGKDYSPITKLVGPSPSGSGYQFSLLGMLGVTVGVEEGLELNLLGLNFEFDIFDLAIELPGIGRIGADQVSSETFAQESQTLVAGKAKTSARTVGE comes from the coding sequence TTGAAAAAATTATTCAGAATAATACTCGCCGCTATCGCTGTGATTTTATTTACCGGCTTTTTAAGCAGTTGCAGCAGTAATAAAGCACAAACCCGGGGAAAATTTGCGCCTAAAGCTGCCGAGTTTCCCGGGGCTGTGATCCAGGTATACTCGGCGCGTACCTGGGGGGCAAAGCAGGCGGTTTCTGTGCACACCTGGATCAGCACCAAGCGTAGCGGCGAGCAACACTATACCAGCTACGAAATTATCGGCTGGCGCTTAAGGCGTCATCACTCCGCGTTAGTGGTGCGCGATAGCCTGCCGGACAGGGACTGGTGGGGACATCAGCCGCAACTCTTGCTTGATTACCGGGGGGCGGATACCGACCAGCTAATTGATAAGATAGCCGCGGCGGTTGCCCAATACCCCTATAAAAACGAATACCAGGCCTATCCCGGCCCCAACAGCAATACTTTTACCGCCAGTATTGCCCGCGCCGTACCTGAGCTTGGCCTGGATTTGCCGTCAACAGCGATCGGCAAGGATTACTCCCCGATCACTAAGCTTGTCGGCCCTTCCCCGAGCGGCAGCGGTTACCAGTTTTCCCTGTTGGGCATGTTGGGGGTGACGGTCGGGGTGGAAGAAGGGCTGGAGCTAAACCTGCTCGGACTCAACTTTGAATTTGATATCTTTGACCTGGCGATTGAATTGCCGGGCATCGGCCGTATCGGCGCCGATCAGGTCAGCAGTGAGACCTTCGCACAAGAGAGTCAAACTTTAGTTGCTGGAAAAGCCAAAACTTCAGCAAGGACCGTTGGCGAATAG
- a CDS encoding efflux RND transporter periplasmic adaptor subunit yields the protein MKKFIPAVLSTCLLAAISAWQVQAAEDNAQLVSIETAKSEQVNPTMWLPGNVVSRTNAPISAEQTGQLLWIAEAGTQVEKGQVIARLDKRHLDLQLARQQARVRQYQADVAYLSKQKKRMSALNQKNNTALSELERIIKDLAVAENEVVAMEIMVEQTRLDIEKSTVVAPFSGNISERFAHLGELIEVGRPLVQLVDTRHLDIRVAAPLSIASYLQADANVLVKWQDKLVQLPIRSWSKAGEQSSRTFDVRLAADNLDLLAGSAVTVSLPKQQAGMATLVPRDALVLREKETFVLTLEDDNTASKVNVLVGQGVGRWISVSGGISSGDQVIVRGGERLQQGQKVRVENALIAKNN from the coding sequence ATGAAAAAGTTTATTCCAGCAGTATTATCAACCTGTCTTCTTGCTGCCATAAGTGCCTGGCAGGTACAGGCCGCCGAAGACAATGCCCAGCTGGTCAGTATTGAAACGGCAAAAAGCGAGCAGGTCAATCCGACCATGTGGTTGCCGGGTAATGTGGTTAGCCGCACCAATGCCCCGATCTCTGCCGAGCAAACCGGGCAGCTGTTATGGATAGCCGAGGCGGGCACCCAAGTGGAAAAAGGCCAGGTGATCGCCAGGTTAGATAAACGCCATTTAGACTTGCAACTGGCCCGGCAGCAGGCCCGGGTGAGGCAATACCAGGCGGATGTGGCTTATTTGAGCAAGCAAAAAAAACGCATGTCGGCGCTAAACCAGAAAAACAATACCGCCTTAAGTGAACTTGAGCGTATCATCAAAGACCTGGCGGTGGCGGAAAATGAAGTGGTAGCCATGGAAATCATGGTAGAACAAACCCGGCTGGATATAGAAAAAAGCACTGTGGTGGCGCCTTTTAGCGGGAATATCAGTGAACGTTTTGCCCATCTTGGCGAGTTAATCGAAGTTGGCCGGCCGCTGGTGCAGCTGGTGGATACCCGGCATCTGGATATCCGGGTGGCGGCGCCGTTAAGTATCGCTTCTTATCTGCAGGCCGATGCCAATGTGCTGGTAAAATGGCAGGACAAGCTGGTGCAGCTGCCGATCAGAAGCTGGAGCAAAGCCGGGGAGCAGTCGTCCCGTACCTTTGATGTGCGCCTGGCGGCGGATAACCTTGATTTACTGGCGGGATCTGCGGTTACTGTCTCCTTACCTAAACAACAAGCGGGTATGGCAACCTTAGTACCCCGGGATGCCCTGGTGCTGCGGGAAAAAGAAACCTTTGTCCTGACCCTGGAAGATGACAATACCGCCAGTAAAGTGAATGTACTGGTGGGTCAGGGGGTTGGCCGCTGGATCTCGGTTTCCGGCGGCATCAGCTCCGGCGACCAGGTGATTGTCCGCGGCGGCGAGCGCTTGCAACAGGGACAAAAAGTCCGGGTGGAAAATGCGTTAATTGCGAAAAATAATTAA
- a CDS encoding efflux RND transporter permease subunit — protein sequence MKLTSSALTSPAAVAVAVALILLLGILSLFKLPVQLFPDIERPRISIQTFWRAASPQEIESQVIEPQEQVLRGIPGLRAMNAFANRGASFINLEFGVETDMDQTLIEVISRMTRVENLPRDATPPRIMLGGFGGGTPALTFFFLQALPGNEQSIYEYVDFTNDVIRPRLEAVEGVSSVQTFTDQNREELQIRYDPVKAVQYGIEIPDLIALVSESNDISGGFIDVGRRQYTLRFNGKYQVDELENLLLASRNGSNIRLSDIATVEVRRNDRQNLAIQNGNPAFSMRIDRVSGANVLDTLNRVKAEVDLINTELLAEKQLVMAQSFDASVFIYRAINLVTSNLFAGVILSLSVLWFFIRRMRATLIIATAIPVCLLTTFVVLHITGRSLNVISLAGLAFAVGMVLDAAIVVLENILRMRDKGEDQHNSAEKGAKQVWGALLASTATTVAIFLPVFFLKDIEGQLFGDLALTIAIAVSVSLIVAVVLLPVLAKYLLKQQSMNDPNEKLWHSITSKVMWLTNSGKKRLLLSLSLLTIPLVITYLAMPSLDYLPPVKRDAVDANLRFPPGANINTIEEEVVKPIVERLKPYMDGTKEPALKNYYLFSGPFGGNMGIRAKDQSQVNELLELVRNEILVDLPDTRVFANQGNLFGGFGGGRQVEVNLQSKDTQGLQQAARQGLDWVREAIPGASVQANPGTEMNEPELRLTPNDRNILEQDWNRRDLGRVVRTLGDGLYVGEYFNGSKRLDMILRADGWDDPDNLADVPVVTGTGSIMQLSELLDISRTVGPTRLTRIDGNRTITLNINPPQGWSLEQTIAALKDQVEPKLREVMPDDGNIIYGGSADQLEKAIGIMAENFAFALVILFLLMAALFKSVKDSALVVITIPLATVGGILALQTLNLFVFQPLDLLTMIGFVILLGLVVNNAILLVHQTRQAQLSGLSRIDAVEQALALRLRPIFMSTATSFFGMLPLLLTPGTGSAIYRGLAAVIVGGLAVSTIFTIILLPCLLRLTAKDFGVKSLSAKAHERAVSH from the coding sequence ATGAAACTCACCTCCAGTGCATTAACCAGTCCGGCAGCCGTGGCGGTTGCGGTCGCGTTAATTTTGTTACTTGGCATACTCAGCCTGTTCAAACTGCCGGTGCAGCTTTTTCCCGATATCGAGCGTCCGCGGATCAGTATCCAGACGTTTTGGCGTGCGGCGTCTCCCCAGGAAATAGAATCTCAGGTTATCGAACCCCAGGAGCAGGTCTTGCGCGGCATTCCCGGCTTAAGGGCGATGAATGCCTTTGCCAACCGCGGCGCTTCTTTTATCAATCTGGAGTTTGGCGTCGAAACCGATATGGATCAGACCCTGATTGAAGTGATCAGCCGCATGACCCGGGTCGAGAACCTGCCGCGGGACGCCACGCCGCCGCGCATTATGTTGGGAGGTTTTGGCGGCGGTACCCCGGCGCTGACCTTTTTCTTTTTGCAGGCCTTGCCGGGCAACGAGCAATCCATTTATGAATATGTCGATTTTACCAATGATGTCATCAGGCCCCGCCTGGAAGCGGTAGAAGGGGTTTCCAGCGTCCAGACCTTTACCGATCAAAATCGCGAAGAGCTGCAAATTCGTTATGATCCGGTAAAAGCGGTGCAATACGGTATCGAAATCCCCGACCTTATCGCCCTGGTGTCAGAAAGCAATGATATCTCAGGGGGCTTTATCGATGTAGGGCGGCGTCAGTATACCTTAAGGTTTAACGGGAAATACCAGGTAGACGAGCTGGAAAATCTGCTGTTAGCATCACGAAACGGCAGCAATATCCGCCTCAGTGATATCGCCACGGTTGAGGTGCGCAGAAACGACCGGCAAAACCTGGCGATACAAAACGGCAATCCGGCCTTTTCCATGCGTATCGACCGGGTTAGCGGCGCTAATGTCTTAGACACTTTAAACCGGGTCAAAGCCGAAGTTGATCTGATCAATACCGAGCTGTTGGCAGAGAAGCAACTGGTGATGGCGCAATCTTTTGATGCTTCCGTATTTATTTACCGGGCTATCAACCTGGTCACCAGCAATTTGTTTGCCGGGGTAATTTTATCTTTGTCGGTATTGTGGTTTTTTATCCGCCGCATGCGCGCCACTTTGATCATTGCCACCGCCATTCCGGTATGTCTGCTGACCACCTTTGTTGTTTTGCATATCACAGGGCGCTCCCTGAATGTTATCTCCCTGGCGGGCCTGGCTTTTGCCGTCGGCATGGTGCTCGATGCCGCCATTGTGGTGCTGGAGAATATCCTGCGGATGCGGGATAAAGGAGAAGACCAGCATAACAGCGCCGAAAAAGGGGCTAAGCAGGTCTGGGGGGCGCTGCTGGCTTCTACTGCGACCACAGTGGCTATTTTCCTGCCGGTGTTTTTTCTAAAAGATATCGAAGGTCAGCTCTTTGGCGACCTGGCGTTAACTATCGCTATCGCCGTGTCGGTGTCGCTGATTGTTGCCGTGGTGTTATTGCCTGTGCTGGCGAAATACCTGCTGAAACAGCAAAGCATGAACGATCCCAATGAAAAGTTGTGGCACAGTATCACCTCAAAGGTGATGTGGTTGACCAATTCAGGTAAGAAGCGTCTCTTGTTGTCGCTTAGCTTATTAACCATACCCCTAGTGATCACTTATCTGGCGATGCCGTCTTTAGATTACCTGCCGCCGGTAAAACGCGATGCGGTTGATGCCAACTTGCGCTTTCCCCCCGGCGCCAATATCAACACCATTGAAGAAGAGGTGGTCAAGCCTATTGTTGAACGGTTAAAACCTTATATGGATGGCACTAAAGAGCCGGCGCTGAAAAACTATTACCTGTTTAGCGGGCCGTTTGGCGGCAATATGGGCATACGGGCCAAAGACCAGAGCCAGGTAAATGAGTTGTTGGAGCTGGTGCGAAATGAAATTTTAGTCGACCTGCCCGATACCCGGGTCTTTGCCAACCAGGGGAATTTGTTTGGTGGCTTTGGCGGCGGCCGCCAGGTAGAAGTTAACCTGCAATCGAAAGATACCCAGGGCTTACAACAGGCGGCGCGCCAGGGGCTGGATTGGGTGCGTGAAGCCATACCTGGGGCTTCGGTTCAGGCAAATCCGGGCACGGAAATGAATGAGCCGGAATTAAGACTAACGCCAAATGATCGCAATATCCTGGAGCAGGACTGGAATCGCCGGGACTTAGGAAGGGTGGTACGCACCTTAGGGGACGGCCTTTATGTCGGTGAGTATTTTAACGGCAGCAAGCGTCTTGATATGATTTTAAGGGCCGACGGCTGGGACGATCCCGATAACCTGGCGGATGTGCCTGTGGTGACAGGTACCGGCTCCATTATGCAGTTATCTGAACTTTTGGATATCAGCCGCACCGTCGGACCCACCCGGTTAACCCGCATCGACGGCAACCGTACCATTACCTTAAATATCAATCCGCCCCAGGGCTGGTCGCTGGAGCAAACCATAGCCGCGTTAAAAGACCAGGTTGAACCTAAACTACGTGAAGTGATGCCGGATGACGGCAATATTATTTACGGCGGCAGCGCCGATCAGCTGGAAAAAGCCATCGGCATTATGGCGGAGAATTTTGCCTTTGCCTTAGTGATTTTATTCCTGCTGATGGCGGCGTTATTTAAATCCGTCAAAGACAGTGCCCTGGTGGTGATCACTATACCGCTGGCGACCGTGGGCGGCATACTGGCGCTGCAAACCTTAAATTTGTTTGTATTCCAGCCGCTGGATTTACTGACCATGATAGGTTTTGTTATCTTGCTCGGTTTAGTGGTCAATAATGCCATTTTACTGGTGCACCAAACCCGTCAGGCCCAGCTGTCAGGCCTGAGCCGGATTGATGCGGTAGAGCAGGCATTGGCCTTACGGTTACGTCCTATTTTTATGAGTACCGCCACCAGTTTCTTTGGCATGTTGCCTTTATTGTTAACCCCGGGAACCGGCAGCGCCATCTATCGGGGACTGGCGGCAGTGATTGTCGGCGGCCTGGCGGTAAGTACCATTTTTACCATTATATTATTGCCTTGTTTGCTGCGCCTAACGGCAAAAGATTTTGGTGTTAAATCTTTGTCTGCCAAGGCCCACGAGCGCGCTGTAAGCCATTAA
- a CDS encoding class I SAM-dependent methyltransferase: MPTLTRLLLTAVLSFFLCLPAFAAKEMVFVKGERSASDLEQDIHRKGQQVLELVDLKPGMVVADVLGGGGYYSELIAEKIAPYGRVYLHNNRAYLPHVGKEVAARLKDSRLDNVIRHDRETGDLAFIDQSLDMIFFVLGYHDMYHVDKNWKIDKDDFIRQLKTALKPGGQLLIIDHSAPDGSGTKYSQDLHRIDKLYVKAELKQKGFKLLKESNLLVNDQDSREISPFHPDIRRRTDRFILLFQK; encoded by the coding sequence ATGCCGACCTTGACCCGGTTACTGCTAACAGCTGTTTTGAGCTTTTTTTTATGCCTGCCCGCCTTTGCCGCCAAGGAAATGGTGTTTGTTAAAGGTGAACGTTCAGCCAGCGACCTGGAGCAGGATATTCACCGTAAGGGTCAGCAAGTACTTGAGCTGGTTGATTTAAAACCCGGTATGGTCGTGGCGGATGTCCTGGGGGGCGGGGGCTACTACAGTGAGTTGATCGCCGAAAAAATAGCCCCCTATGGCCGTGTGTATTTACACAACAACCGGGCCTATCTGCCCCATGTCGGCAAAGAAGTGGCGGCACGATTAAAAGATAGCCGGCTGGACAATGTAATACGTCATGACAGGGAAACCGGGGATCTGGCCTTTATCGACCAGAGCCTGGATATGATTTTCTTTGTTTTGGGTTATCACGATATGTATCATGTCGATAAAAATTGGAAAATCGATAAAGACGACTTTATCCGCCAGTTAAAAACCGCATTAAAACCCGGCGGGCAATTATTGATCATCGACCATTCTGCCCCCGACGGTAGCGGCACAAAATATAGCCAGGATCTGCACCGCATCGATAAGCTTTATGTGAAAGCCGAGCTTAAACAAAAAGGCTTTAAACTGCTCAAAGAAAGCAATTTATTGGTTAATGACCAAGACAGCCGGGAAATATCGCCTTTTCACCCGGATATCCGCCGCAGAACCGATCGTTTCATCCTGCTTTTTCAAAAGTAA
- a CDS encoding M20/M25/M40 family metallo-hydrolase — translation MLLVLTLSGTSAVGAVESLSLSATEMQIVEQVKRELPQALAGLEQVVNINSGTMNFPGVEQVGKVFLQQFTELGFQSQWLDGKAFNRAGHLVASYGQRGPKILMIGHLDTVFAKEDDFQHFQKLSDSQIAGPGITDMKGGDIIIVSALRALKKLGLLDNVRIRVVMTGDEESSGRPLSLSKKALIDAAKWADIALGFEDGDSNIKTAVTTRRGAGGWTLAVSGQAAHSSQIFTPQVGDGAIYEAARILQAFRQQLSAENNSAMANLTFNPGLIIGGTRVEEQAEKSQALAFGKSNVVAQTVKVKGDIRAVSQQQLSQAKKIMQVIVADNLQRTKATLHFDRGYPPMADTQGNRKLLSLYSNISEQLGYGPVVAVNPRKAGAADISFVADHVAMALDGLGLMGKGGHTKDEVADITSLGKNIEKAALLIYRLGQTEQH, via the coding sequence ATGTTGCTGGTATTGACCTTATCCGGGACAAGCGCTGTCGGGGCTGTTGAGTCCTTAAGTTTGAGCGCCACGGAAATGCAGATTGTAGAGCAAGTCAAACGGGAGCTGCCGCAGGCCTTAGCCGGGCTGGAGCAGGTGGTTAATATCAATAGCGGCACCATGAATTTTCCCGGGGTGGAACAGGTGGGCAAAGTGTTTTTGCAGCAGTTTACCGAGCTTGGCTTTCAAAGCCAGTGGCTCGATGGCAAAGCCTTTAACCGCGCAGGTCACCTGGTGGCCAGCTATGGTCAGCGCGGGCCTAAAATTCTTATGATAGGGCACCTGGATACGGTTTTTGCCAAAGAGGATGATTTTCAACACTTTCAAAAACTCTCCGACAGTCAGATTGCCGGTCCCGGGATCACGGACATGAAAGGGGGGGATATCATCATAGTATCAGCCCTGAGGGCACTGAAAAAACTGGGCTTGCTCGATAATGTCCGCATCCGGGTGGTGATGACGGGAGATGAGGAAAGCAGCGGCCGTCCTTTGTCTTTGTCGAAAAAAGCCCTGATTGATGCGGCGAAGTGGGCGGATATTGCCCTGGGATTTGAAGACGGCGACAGCAATATTAAAACTGCGGTAACCACCCGGCGCGGCGCCGGCGGCTGGACCTTAGCGGTCAGCGGTCAGGCTGCCCATTCCTCACAAATATTTACCCCGCAAGTGGGCGACGGCGCTATTTATGAAGCTGCGCGTATCCTGCAGGCGTTCCGGCAACAATTAAGCGCCGAAAATAACAGCGCTATGGCAAATTTGACCTTTAACCCCGGTTTGATTATCGGCGGTACCCGGGTAGAAGAGCAGGCAGAAAAATCACAGGCCCTGGCCTTTGGCAAAAGCAATGTTGTCGCGCAAACCGTAAAAGTCAAAGGGGATATCCGTGCGGTTTCACAGCAGCAGCTGAGTCAGGCGAAAAAAATCATGCAGGTTATTGTTGCCGATAACCTTCAGCGCACTAAGGCGACGTTGCATTTCGACCGGGGTTATCCGCCGATGGCAGATACTCAGGGTAACCGCAAACTGCTTTCTTTATATAGCAATATCAGCGAACAGCTCGGCTATGGCCCTGTGGTTGCGGTTAACCCGAGAAAGGCGGGGGCAGCCGATATTTCTTTTGTTGCCGATCATGTCGCTATGGCCCTCGACGGTTTGGGCCTGATGGGGAAGGGCGGCCATACCAAAGATGAGGTTGCAGATATCACCAGCCTGGGGAAAAACATTGAAAAAGCCGCCTTGCTTATTTATCGCCTGGGTCAAACGGAGCAACATTAG